The following proteins are encoded in a genomic region of Dasypus novemcinctus isolate mDasNov1 chromosome 21, mDasNov1.1.hap2, whole genome shotgun sequence:
- the HCRT gene encoding hypocretin neuropeptide precursor, whose product MNPPSTKVSWAAVMLLLLLLLPPALLSPGAVAQPLPDCCRQKTCSCRLYELLHGAGNHAAGILTLGKRRSGPPGLQGRLQRLLQASGNHAAGILTMGRRAGAEPAPRPCPGRRCAAALAAAATAAPGGPSGV is encoded by the exons ATGAACCCTCCCTCCACAAAG GTCTCCTGGGCTGCCGTgatgctgctcctgctgctgctgctgccgcccgCGCTGCTCTCGCCCGGAGCGGTGGCGCAGCCGCTGCCCGACTGCTGCCGCCAGAAGACGTGCTCCTGCCGCCTCTACGAGCTGCTGCACGGCGCGGGCAATCACGCCGCGGGCATCCTCACGCTGGGCAAGCGGCGGTCCGGGCCGCCCGGCCTCCAGGGCCGGCTGCAGCGCCTCCTGCAGGCCAGCGGCAACCACGCGGCCGGCATCCTGACCATGGGCCGTCGCGCAGGCGCAGAGCCCGCGCCgcgcccctgccccgggcgccgctGTGCTGCCGCGCTCGCGGCCGCCGCCACCGCCGCTCCTGGGGGACCGTCCGGTGTCTGA